In the genome of Roseovarius sp. Pro17, the window TTGGGATGGCAATGCGCATAGAGCTGTTTGTGCTGCGCGTGGAATCTGTCGAAAATGGTCTGGATCAGCGACCCGTCGATCTCGCCTTCGGGCAGGGTCACGTTGATCTCGTAGGCCTGTCCGACATAGCGTAGATCGGCGGTGCGGGTGATGGCCTGTTTGCCATCCGGAACCGCGTCGGTATCTAGCGCGGCGCGACCCAACCCTTCGAGGTCTGAGTAAACTTCCCTGAGCACCTTTGGCGTAATCTCATCCCCGCGCAGAATGCGGGTCTGTACGAAATCGTGGCGGATATCGGCCATGACGAGGCCGACGGCAGAGAAAACGCCGGGCTGACCGGGGATCAGAACCGTGGGCATGCCCGCTGCCTTGCCTAGCGCCGCCGCGTGCATAGGCCCCGCACCACCGAACGCGATCATGGTGATCATGCGCGGATCAAAGCCCTTTTCGGCGGACGAGACGCGCACAGCCCGCTCCATATTGGCGTTGGCGATGCGGATGATGCCTTGGGCAGCCTCTTCGATCGACATCTTCAGCGGGTCGCCAATCTTTTTCTTGATCGCCTGGCGCGACGCCTCAATGTCCAGCTTGATGCGGCCATTGGCAAAGTATTGCGGCAAGAGGCGCCCCAGAACGATGTTGGCGTCGGTCACGGTCGGCTCTGTGCCGCCCTTGCCATAGGCCACCGGCCCCGGATCGGACCCGGCGCTGTGGGGGCCGACATGCAGGCCGTTCGCCTCATCCAGCCACGCAATGCTGCCCGCGCCCGCGCCGATTGTATTGATGTCGATCATCGGCAGCTTGATCGGGCGATGAGCGACTTCGGCCTCGGTCGTCATCTGCACTTCGCCGTTCTGGATCAGCGAGATGTCAGTACTGGTGCCGCCCATATCGACGCCCAGAAGGTTCGGGATTTTCGTCGCCTTGCTCATCCTCTGCACCGCCAGCGCGCCGCCTGCGGGGCCGGAGGTCAGGATACGGGCGGGATATGATTTGGCCGCCTCGACGGTCAGCGACCCGCCATTCGACTGCATCAGCAGGATCTTGGCATTGGGCAGAATCTCACGGATGTTCGGGGTGATTTCGCTGAGATATTTGGCGACCAGCGGCATCGCTGCGGCGTTCACCGAAACGGTACTGATCCGCTCGAATTCGCGCATTTCGCGGCAGACGTCATGCGAGGCCGAGACGGCGACATCAGGCATCTCTTGCTTCAGCCATTCCAGCACCTGCGCCTCGTTTTCGGGATTGACGTATGAGTTGAGAAAGCAGATCGCGACCGCCTCAACATCGTCGCCCTTGATGCCGTCCAGCAGCTTGCGGAATGCGTCACGGTCAGGTTTTGTCAGTACCTCACCATTTGCCGCGATCCGTTCCTCCAGGCCATACCGGCGGTTGCGCGGGATGATCGGTGCTGCGCGGTCCTGTTGCAGATCGTACATGTCAGGGCGAAAATGACGTCCAATCTCCAGCACGTCCTTGAAGCCCTCGGTTGTCACTAGCGCGGTCTTGGGCAGCTTGTTTTCCAGAACGGCATTGGTGACGATTGTCGTGCCGTGCACCAGAAGGTTGACCCTTGAGGCATCGACGCCAGCTGCCTCGAGGCCGGTTTTCACCCCGTCCAGCAATGCACCACCCGGATCGCTCCGGCGACTGGGAACTTTGGCGATCGTAACGCCACCGTCCTTTTCATCCAGAACAGTCACATCAGTGAACGTGCCACCGATATCGACACCAATACGCACTGATTCCATGGCTGATGATCTCCGCTTGCTGACGTTTGCGGCCCGGCCCAAGGAAATGAAGCCGACCTGATTGCTGTGGCAACCGCATGGTGTGTGAGGTGATAGACCTCTGCTCCACACGATTATGAAAACGAGCGCCCAACGGTTTCACCAGACGCCTTCAGTAACCAAGCTAATGAGGTAGTAAATAGGTTGTCAATACAAATTAGTATTGATGTATCGACTTGACTGTTAGGACAATAAGATCAGATTGTCTTTTGTTTTGCCTATTCGGTGGTTGCACTTCTATTTCGCTATAAGCGGGACGGTTGTGCAACATGAGTTGGGAAACGTCGCATCGGCGGCCAATAGCCTTTGATACAGGCCCATTCGCAGGTACTCCATTCAAGACCCTGCGCGGAAATTGAAGAGTGTATAGATGCGAAACATAAAACCTCGATACGTCGACATAGCGGAAACCCTCGAACGCGAATTGGTCGAACTGTCGCCCAATTCCCTGCTGCCGACGGAAGAGCAGATGTCCAAGCGCTTTGAGGTTAGCCGCATCACTGTCAGGGCTGCGCTGGAGTTGCTGGAAAACAGTGGTCAGATCTCGCGTATGCGGGGTCGTGGCACCATCGTAAGCCCCAAAAAACTGGTCCGGACCTTTTCGCCCTTCCTCAGCTTTGAAGCGGACATGAAGAGCCACGGCATCGACTTTAAAACGCAGGTTCTGTCCTTTGAAAAGAGCGTCACCGCACCGCCGAAATTCCTGCAACAGCTGGAATTGCCCGCAGGTAGCCTCGTTACGCGATTGTCGCTGGTGCGCTTGGTCGAGGAACAGGTCATTTGCCATGATCAACGCTATTATCCCGACGAAATCGGCAACAAAATTGACCCCGCTCAGGCCGAGACCAAGGCCTGCTCGGAAATAATTCAAAATGCGATCGGTGAAAAAATCCGACGCGTGCGCTGGGACAGCGAGATCCTGTCGTCGTCACAGGATGTCGCCGCCGCCCTCGGACTGGCCAACAGGGCGCTGGTGTTCACCAGCAACTACACTTGGTTCGCCAAGAAGCGCCGCCCCATCGAGACCGGGCTGGTCAGCTATCGGGTTGATCGGTGCAAATTCCGCTTTGAGGAGCGTCTGCGTGACGATATGAGCGACGACGACGCGCCCTAAGGCGCGGACGCTACTCCGCCGGGATCTTTCTTTTTTGCGCGGCACCGCCAAAGCGCGCATGTTTGCCCGCGCGCGACTGAACGACCGGCATGATTTCAGCGGCCGCATAGGACCGATCAACCAGCTCAGGCGCCGCCGGTTTATATAGGGTGGTCCGTTGGCTGGGGATGCGACCCGAGGCACGAATCAATGCGTCCATCTTGTCCGGTGACATTTCCTGACCAAACTCGCTACCCGCCGCCCGGCTGATGGATTCGTTCATCAGCGTGCCACCTAGATCGTTGGCCCCAGCATTCAGCGCCGCTGTTACACCATCTGCACCCATTTTAACCCATGAAACCTGAATATTATCGATGGCCCCATTCAGCGCCAGTCGCGCGACCGAGTGCATCAGCACGGCCTCGCGGTAACTCGGCCCCTGACGGGCCGCGCCGCGCAGGTAAACAGGCGCTTCCATATGCACGAAGGGCAGCGGCACAAATTCCGTGAACCCGCCTGTTTTTTCCTGCAAGGCGCGGATTCGGTTCAGGTGGCGCGCCCAATTGTGATAGCCGTCGATGTGGCCATACATGATCGTTGCGGTGGTGCGCAGCCCGACGCCATGCGCGGCCTCGATCACCGATAGCCATTCATCGGTCGACAACTTGTCGGGGCACAGCTTGCGGCGCACCTCCTCGTCCAAAATTTCGGCTGCCGTGCCAGGCAAGGTGCCTAGGCCCGCATCCTTGAGCATCTGTAGGTACTCGGCGACGGGCAGGCCCAGCGTTTGCGCACCTTGCGACACTTCCAGCGGCGAAAAGGCGTGAATGTGCATGTCCGGCACCGCACCCTTCACGATCCGGCAGATTTCCAGATAGGTGTCGCCGGTGTAGTCGGGATGGATGCCGCCCTGCATACAGACCTCAGTGCCGCCGCGCTGCCATGCTTCAGTCGTGCGGCGCGCAATCTCGGACGGTTCCAGATCGTAGGGTTTGCCGCGCAAATGCTCGGCCGTGTTGCCCTTGGAAAAGGCGCAGAAGGTGCATTTGTAGGTGCAAAGATTGGTGTAGTTGATGTTGCGGTTGACCACATATTGCACCTGATTGCCGTTCTTTTCCTTGCGCACGGCATCGGCGGCGGATCGCACCGCAGACGCGTGTGAGCCACGCGCGGAAAACAGGGCGACCATATCCTCTTCGGACAATGTGCGCCCCGCGACGCCGCGATCAATCGCGCGCGCCAACGGCGTCGACAGCGCTGGTCCGGCGCTAAGCGGCACCTCGACAGGCGCGGTTTGGTTCTGCCTGCCGACGCGCCAGAGATGCTCCTGCGCATAACCCTGACCGTCGGCCTTTTTCAGCGCCGCAGTCAGCACCTTGGGGGCGAGCCACTTTTCAGCATCTCGCAGCCACGCCGGATAAATTGCCAAGCGCGGCACCAGCACCTTGCCCGCCTCGGCCGTCTCGCGCCCCAGCTGATCCAGTTCGGGCCACGGCGCTTCGGGATTGACGTGATCGGGCGTGACAGGCGACACGCCGCCCCAGTCGTTCAGCCCGGCCTTCACAAGTGGCCCCAGTTCCCCCGAGCGCAGGTTTGGCGGCGCTTGGACAGATACCTCGGCGCCGAAAATTAGCCGGGCCACCGCGATGGTCCATTGATGATCCTCTAGCGTGGGCTCGGGCGCATCAGCCATTTTCGTACCCGGCTTGGCGCGGAAGTTCTGGATTATGATCTCTTGTATATGGCCATACCGCTCGTGCAGATCGCGCAGCGCCAGCAGCGCCTCAATACGCTCGGCGCGCGTTTCGCCAAGGCCGATCAGAATGCCGGTGGTGAAGGGAACAGCGGCCCGTCCGGCGGCCTCGACCATGGCCAGACGCACTGCCGGCACTTTGTCGGGCGATCCAAAATGCGGCATTCCCCGCTCGCTGAGGCGGTCCGAAACCGTTTCCAGCATGATGCCCTGCGATAGCGATACCTCGCGCAGGGCTAGGATTTCATCCTCGCTCATGATCCCGGCGTTGATATGGGGCAGCAGGCCGGTTTCCTCCAGCACCATGCGCGCCACGGCGGTCAGGTATTCTACGGTCGTCGCATAGCCCAGTTCAGCCAGTTCTTCGCGTGCCACGCGGTAGCGCAGCTCGGGCTTGTCGCCGAGCGTAAAGAGCGCCTCGTCGCATCCAGCACGCGCGCCGGCGCGGGCGATCTCTAAGACCTCGTCAGGGGTCATAAACGCCTTTTCACCGCGCTTTGGCGGGTGGGCGAACGTGCAATAGTGGCAAACGTCACGGCAGAGTTTCGTCAGCGGAATGAATACCTTGCGCGATACTGACATGGTATCGCCAAACCCTTCGTCCCGCACAAGCGATGCCGCATGGCAAAGCGAAGCAAGGTCATCCACATGCTCTAGCGACGCTGCCTCGGCACTGGACAATCTACCACCCGAGGCGATGCGGGTCGCCCATTTTTGGATTGGAAATTGATCTGTCATTGGCTTTTCTCCAATTCCTTTGCGGTCGTCAGATATGCGCAGGTTTCCAAGACTGAATTCGTTTGAGGCGCAGCCCCGTCCCCACGCAGCCGCCGCAGGGCGGCCAGGTCGTCCGGCCAGTCGATATCGCGCGCAATAGACGGCAGCCGCAGCGTACTGACCGGGCCGTTTGAGACGTCTTGCGAGTGAAGGCTGAAACTGTTTTTGCCGAATTGAAACTGCGGGACACGCTCCGTGCGGAACACAAGTGCGTTGGTCCCCTCAAGGTTCGTATCAGGGACCACCACTGTCGCGTCGCTTTGAATCGCGCACAGGATCGCCCGGTCGATATCGGCCGCATCCAGCATCGGCACATCGCCCGGCAGGATCACCACCAGATCGGCGCCCGCCTGCCTCAGCCGCTCGGTGCCCAGCGCCACGGCCGCGTTCAGCCCGCCGCGCGGCGGTTCATCCCCGATCACGCGGACACCGCGTGTTTGGGCCAAGGCCTGAATACGCGGGTCCGGACACACGATTGCCACGCCTGCCAACTCCTTGGAGGCTAGCAATTGATCCAGAACGTCCTGAAGCATGGCCCATTGCAGGTCCGCCCGCTCGCTATCACTGAGCAGTTCTGCCAGCCGCGTCTTGGCCCAGATTGGTGCCTTGACCGGAACGAGGGCCCAGACATCTAAGGGTTTGATATGTCCCAATGCGCTCATTTCGTATCCCCTTTCGCGTCGATTGCGGTGCGCAGCACGAAATCGGCCAGCGCGATGCGGTCGTCCAATGTCTTCATCAGTGTCTTGGTCACCCGCTTTTTCGTCCCGTCAAAGACGGCCTCGCGGTCGGCCTCGTCAACGACTAGGATGTCCACCAGACCGCGATAGTGATCGGCGATGCTGGCCACGTCCGAGGCCATTCCGAACTCGCCCATCATCTTGCCGAGCGGCCCCTTGATGGATTGCCCCGCGATGATCGGGCTGATGGCTATCACCGGGACATCCCGCGCCTCTATGCGCTCGCGGATGCCCGGAATGGCGAGGATCGGCTCGACCGACAGGAACGGGTTGGACGGGCAGATCACAATCGCCGCCAGATCGGGTGCTTCCAGCGCCGCGACGACCTGCGGCGTGGGGCGCGTGTTGCGGGCGTTTTCATAGCGTAGCGAACGCACAGCGGGCTGGCATTGACGGCCCACAAAATAGCGCTGGAACGGCAGAGCGCCCTCATCGGTTTCGACCACGGTTCTGATCGGATCGTCCGTCGCCGGAAGGATCGCTACCTTGATGCCCATGGCGCGGGCAATCTCGCGCGTAACGTCGGTCAGCCCGGCCCCGCCCGCCAGCCGCCCAGTGCGAAACGCGTGCGTCGCCAGATCGGTGTCGCCAAGGTTGAACCACGTTTCACCGCCGAGGCGGGTCAGCGCCTCCATGAAACGCCAAGTCTCATCCTTGCGGCCCCAGCCGGTTTCGGGGTTCACCTCGCCTGAAAGCGTGTAGATTACCGTGTCGATATCCGGCGAAATCGCGAGGCCGAAATGCTCGAAATCGTCCCCGGTATTCACGATGATCGACAACTGGTCGGGCTCCAGCAGATGCGAGAGGCCCAGCGCCAGTTTGGCCCCGCCCACACCGCCGCACAGCGCCGCGATCTTGCCGGTGAAGCGCGCGCCGTTCATCGGAACATGTCCTTGTCGCGCGGGCGCAGGACATCGTGCGCCGCCTGCTGCGTATCCTCCCAAGGCAGGCCCCGGATGACGACGACGGGCGATCCTTCGGCCCCTTCCCCCATGGCGAGAACGGCGGCGGCTGCAATGCCGTCAGCGAAACCGATTTCCGTGGATTCCAGCGTGCGACCGAACAGATCACGCTCGCCGCGCCGGTCGATCAGCGCGGCAGGTCCAGCAACGCCGATGGCCACCCCCACCGTGCCCAGCCGCCAGGGCCGCCCGAAGCTATCCGTGATCACCACACCGATGGGCGCGCCGCCTGCGGCCTCAAATCCTGCGCGCAGCGCCCGCGCCGACCTGTCAGGATCGTCGGGCAACAATAGCACCATGTCATCGCCATCTTCTGGCGCGGAGATGTTGGAATGATCTATTCCGCCATTCGCCATGATATGCCCCAGCTTGTGCTCTACGATGCAGACGTCGCGCTTTGCGCGCAGAACGTCGCTTGATTCCGTCAGGATCACTTCGAGCAATCTGGGATCCTTGCCGGTCTTTTCCGCCAGCGCCTTGGCATCATCTGAGGGCGTGATGGCCCCCAGATCAACAGTTTTGCCTTCGGACTTTGAGACGATCTTTTGCGCAACGACGACGATATCGCCGGGTTGTAACGCCTGGCCGTCCCGTTCCAGAGCGTCGAGAATGACACAAACCAGATCGTCCCGTTGAGCAATTTTAGGGATCGAGCCGGGTATGAGGAAGCTGAGGGCGCGGACACTCATGGCGGGACCTCGAATTTCAACCGGCCGGAATGCCGGTGATCATGATGCCTGCACCATCCTTGACCTTGTAACGCTTGTTGATGGCGATCAGCAGGGATGTCATCGCCTCGGCCGCGACCGAATTGTCCAACGGACCGCCATGCAGGGCGCGCACGCCAAGTTGGTTTGTGATCTCGACGATCTGCTCGCGCGCCTCGACATCATCGCCAAAGATCAGCACATCGCAGCCCGTCTCGCCTTCGCCGCTCAGCTTGTGGGACGACACGTTGTGAAATCCCGTGACCAGACGCACATCGTCACCCAGCGCCTTGGCCGCGATTGCCGCAGCAGATCCTTCCGCTGGCAATTGCACGCGCGCGACCTTGGGCGGAACCAGAGGCACGGTGGTATCCACCACGATCTTGCCCTTCACAACCGATGCGATATCGCCGAGTGTCGCGCTCTGGCTGGCAAATGGCACAGTGACGAACACGATATCCGCGTCCTTGGCCGCCGAGAAATTGTCGGTCCCACTGATCCGGTCCGACCCGGTTGCATCAGCAACCTCTTTGGCGGCGTCCGCCGCGCGGCCCGCATCGCGCGATCCGATCGAGACCTTGAACCCGGCCCGCGCAAGCCGCAGGGCCAAGCCGCCGCCAAGCGCGCCGGTGCCGCCAACAACAGCCAAAACTAGATCTTTCATATGCTTTGCTCCACCCTGAAACCCATGCCGTGCAGCGTGCTGTCCTGCGACCGGCAGAAGGGAGGTATCGGCAGTCGGCAGGATGGCTTCGCCTATTTGTATTGATAACCTTGTATATATCTAAAGCGTATAACAAGCCCAAATGTTTGTCAAAGCCAATGACGCGGATCCCCTTACGGCAACCTTATGCGTAAGTGTATTGAACAGCCAACATAATCCTGCGCTTTGCCTGTCGTGTCTGCGCAGGGGTCAAGCGTCATTCAGTGGGAAACAGCTGCTTGCACAGCAGGCTCTTGATGATCTTTTTCGTAGGAGTCATCGGCATTTCGTCTACAATGACGACATGCTCGGGGCGGCGCATCTTGGCAATCTTGCGGTCGGCAAGAAAAGCGCTCAGATCCTCGACGCTGATTGAGGTGCCGGGCCGCATGGTCAGGGCGGCGCAGATTTTCTCGCCCAGAACGTAGTCCGGCATCGGGACCAACGCGACCTGAATGATGTCAGGATGTTCGGAAATCGCCGCCTCTATGTCGGAGGGGTTGATCTTGACCCCGCCGCGATTGATGACGTCGATGGAACGGCCAGTGATCACGACATTCCCATGATCGTCCCACATCGCCGTATCACCGCAATCGAACCAGCCATCATTGGTAAAGGCCTTTTCGTTGGCCGCATCATTTCCGAGGTATCCGGCCATGATGGTAAAGCCATGCAGTTGCAGCGCACCCTCGACACCCGGCCCGAGCGGGGCGCCATCCGCATCCACGATGCGTACATCGATTCCCGTCACCGGTTTACCGACGGTGCCGTGCCGTTCCTGCGGGCTGGAATCGTAGTCGGTCTGCGTGACCAGCAGCGACTCGGTCATACCAAAGAGAATGCCGATCTTGCCATTGGGCAGATGATCCTCGAACTCGCGCGCGACCGAGGGGGCGCAGAGTGCACCGCCAAGGATCACGTGCCGGATCGACGACAGATCGCGCCCCTCCAGCTGATTGTCGCGCAATGTCGCGGCCAGATGGGCCGGGGCGCCATAGACGATGGTGGGCTTTTGCCGTTCCAGCATGTCCGCAAAGGCCTGCGGCGTGAACTGATCCATCGGCACGATGCTGCTGCCGACCGTGAGAGCATTGTTCACACATTCGAGACCGAAAATATGGGTAAAGGGCGGCGCGATCATCGAATGGTCGTCCTGGCGCCCGTCGATCGTCGTTATGTAGGCGCGGGCATCGGCCAGCAAAGTCTCGCACGCGTGAATGACGGCCTTGGGGGCGCTGGACGTGCCCGAGGTGAAGCATAAGAGCGCCCCGTCACTGGCGCTTGGCGGATCGGCGATGTCGTCCAGCGACGCCTTGGCGATCATGTCCGCCATCCGATGAAACTGATCGCCGTCCACGTCGCCCCGCGCAACGATAACATGTTTAAGGTCGGGCAGTTCATTTCGAAGCTTGTCCATAACGGCAGGCCTGTCACGCCTGTCATCCGCAGGCGCACAAATCGCGGCCTTGGCCCCCGAGAATTCCAGCAGCGAGCGTAGCTCGTTTTCCTCGTAAGGCATGTGCATGGTCGCCAGAATGCCGCCCATCCGCAGGACACCGAAATAGGCGATGACGAACTCGATGCTGCTGGGCAACTGGATGGCGACGACATCGCCTTTCTTTAGGCCCAGATCCAGCAGGGCGTTCGCGAATTTGCGCGATACTGTCGAAAGCTCGCCAAAGGTGAAATGCCGTCCGCTGACCTCGCGCACGAAAACCCGGTCGGGCGTTTTTTCCGCCCAAGCGTCCAGCAGATCGCAAAGCGTATCTTGCTGCCAGACCCCTTGCGTCAGATAGGCTTCGGCCGTTTCCGCAGGATGCCGTGAAAACTTTGCGCAGACCATTTTTTATTCCCGTCACTCGCACCCAAGGATGCGGCTCACATGAGTGGTTTTCGGTTGGGTAAGTCCCGCCGGACGCATACGCGATGCAGGTCCGGCGGGCGTAGTTCACTTAGTCGTCCATGAGGACCATGTCGGATGTGCGGATATCGGCGGGATAGACGACCTTGATTTCACCCTCCTGAACCTGAATGACCGGCAGATCGCGCGCCGCATTCATACCGTCCTCACGGAAGTTGATCGGACCGAAGAACGTCTTGATGTCCATCGTCGCCAAGGCTTCGCGCACAGCGTCCCGATCGGTGGTTCCGGCGATCTCCAGCGCCTTGGTCAGCGCAATCAGCGCAGCCGCCGAGGACGCCGAGACGTAATCCGCATCTTCGCCGGTCTTTTCCTTATAGGCGGCGTTGAACGCTTCGGGCGTGCCGAACACATCGTCGCCCTCGAAAGGCGCGGATGCGTGCCACCATGTCGCGCTGGTCACGCCATCGGCGAGGCTGCCGAGGTTGTCGATGAACTCCTGATAGGCGGGGCCGGTGATCATCGTCACGATTGGCGCCTTGACGCCCAGATCGGCCATTTGCTGTCGGAACAACACCAGATCCTGCGTGTAGCCTGTCACATAGACCCAATCGGGCTCGGACGACTTGATGCCAGTGATAGCGGACGAGTGGTCGAGTGATCCGACCGGATAGAGGCTGGTATAGACGACTTCGAGTCCGGCGGCATTCGCCTCGCGCTCCATCACTTCGGCCATGATCTTGGGAAAGACGTCATCGCGTCCGACGATCGCAATCGTTTTAACGTCAGGCTTGACCTCTTTGAAGTAGGTAAGCATCGCGCTGACCAATCCCAAGCTAGGCGACAACGTGCCGAACAGATTGGTGTAACCCTGATCATGGACCGGCTCGGACGATGCCACTGCTACGATGGGCACGCCGTAACGTTCGGCGACGCCTGCCACGATCTTGGTGTGGCCCGACCCGAACGGCGCGGTCATGAAGTCCACTTTATCGCGGGTAATCAGCGTCTCGGCCAGTTGCTGGGCCCGGTTTCCGTCGGTCTGATAGTCATAGGTGACAAGCTCGATATCATACTTCTCACCGCCGACATCAATGCCACCGGCCTCGTTGATCTTTTCCAGCCAGAGATTGTAGGCAGCCTCCTGCTTGTGACCTTCTTCGGCCAGCCCACCGGTCAAGGCCAGCGGCGCTCCGATCTTGATAACCTTGTTTTGCGCCGAGGCGCTTCCTGCCGAAAATGCGATAGCGACCCCGCCCAATATGCCGAGCAAGCCCCTACGAGATAAGCCTTGAGTGATTAATGAAAACATTTTTTCCCTCCCTTTTTTGTGCTCGCATTCTTGAGCAAAAGGGAGATTTGTCAATATCTATTTGTCATACCCTTTGATATGGGCATCTATTTGTGTAGGCCGACGAGTGCCCGTCCCCAAAGATTGAACCACCCCAGAGACAACCCGATACAGCCGAGATCTACTGTGTTCCGGTCGCTGATTTTCAGCACGACGGGAAGCGAAGATACCGGCGTCGCAAGCGCCGTCATCTTCATTAATTCAGGCACCCAGGCGGCGGCATCAATCGTCGCGCGGACATCTGCAGGCGCTTTTGCGCCGAGTGGGTGCAAGGCCGCCACCACTGTATTGAAAGGGCGCGCCAGCAGGCCCATATCATAGGTATGACCAAGTTCAGCTTCCATAGGAGGTTCCTGCTTTTTGCGGGAAACCTACTGAACCGCCAGTAACCCCGGGCGGAGCGGACATACGTCTGCTTATGCCTCGGGGGTTTCCTGATCTCTCAATGATCACAAGAAAATAGACGGAGGCATCGCTGCTGACGAAGACGTATGCCCGCATACGCAGTCGGTTTGCGGGCAGTTTCAACGCCCCCCGTCATGGCTTTGGTAAGTTTGAAATTGGAGGATGACATGCACCAAAACCCCGCATATCAAAATCACGTATTGGTCCCCACCGCCCAGGCGCTCGACGTCACGTCGAAACACGGTAGGTCGATCCGGGAATGGCTGCGCGCAGCGACGCTGAGATGGCGGCGGCGCAAGATGATCGCAACATTCGAAGCAATGGATGACCGGCT includes:
- a CDS encoding amino acid ABC transporter substrate-binding protein, which translates into the protein MLGILGGVAIAFSAGSASAQNKVIKIGAPLALTGGLAEEGHKQEAAYNLWLEKINEAGGIDVGGEKYDIELVTYDYQTDGNRAQQLAETLITRDKVDFMTAPFGSGHTKIVAGVAERYGVPIVAVASSEPVHDQGYTNLFGTLSPSLGLVSAMLTYFKEVKPDVKTIAIVGRDDVFPKIMAEVMEREANAAGLEVVYTSLYPVGSLDHSSAITGIKSSEPDWVYVTGYTQDLVLFRQQMADLGVKAPIVTMITGPAYQEFIDNLGSLADGVTSATWWHASAPFEGDDVFGTPEAFNAAYKEKTGEDADYVSASSAAALIALTKALEIAGTTDRDAVREALATMDIKTFFGPINFREDGMNAARDLPVIQVQEGEIKVVYPADIRTSDMVLMDD
- a CDS encoding DUF1127 domain-containing protein, whose product is MHQNPAYQNHVLVPTAQALDVTSKHGRSIREWLRAATLRWRRRKMIATFEAMDDRLLWDIGIHRTDIVRMVDNFDERELRMRPLALPAPTDQSRDEPYGEMFQKAA
- a CDS encoding class I adenylate-forming enzyme family protein → MVCAKFSRHPAETAEAYLTQGVWQQDTLCDLLDAWAEKTPDRVFVREVSGRHFTFGELSTVSRKFANALLDLGLKKGDVVAIQLPSSIEFVIAYFGVLRMGGILATMHMPYEENELRSLLEFSGAKAAICAPADDRRDRPAVMDKLRNELPDLKHVIVARGDVDGDQFHRMADMIAKASLDDIADPPSASDGALLCFTSGTSSAPKAVIHACETLLADARAYITTIDGRQDDHSMIAPPFTHIFGLECVNNALTVGSSIVPMDQFTPQAFADMLERQKPTIVYGAPAHLAATLRDNQLEGRDLSSIRHVILGGALCAPSVAREFEDHLPNGKIGILFGMTESLLVTQTDYDSSPQERHGTVGKPVTGIDVRIVDADGAPLGPGVEGALQLHGFTIMAGYLGNDAANEKAFTNDGWFDCGDTAMWDDHGNVVITGRSIDVINRGGVKINPSDIEAAISEHPDIIQVALVPMPDYVLGEKICAALTMRPGTSISVEDLSAFLADRKIAKMRRPEHVVIVDEMPMTPTKKIIKSLLCKQLFPTE